The following are encoded in a window of Flavobacterium psychrotrophum genomic DNA:
- a CDS encoding IS110 family transposase, with translation MKAQVNFPQVIERGCGMDVHRDTVVVTVMGVGITVETRSFTTYTNSLRSLRDWLISLNITHMAIESTGIYWKPVYNILEQDFEVILVNARHVKNVPGHKTDKKDSRWLAKLLISGLLKASFIPPKDIRDMRDLTRYRKKLVQNAAADRNRFEKILQDANFKLSNVISDIFGKSGTLLINALIDGVDDFNLLLSLCHGRIKKKREILYESLQGVLTDNHKYMLNAIRTNLYNTLLKIESVDSQLLQLSQPYGTELELLKTMPGLNQISATMLLSEIGVDMSRFPTVNHLASWAGICPGNNESAGKSRSSRTNQGNQYIKPILVECAWAASHVKNSYLKKKYESLIGRRGKKRALIAVGHKMLNAAYYIIRDKVPYQDLGYEYLDSRKKQKQIQSYIDKLKDLGVDIEIPNIQ, from the coding sequence ATGAAGGCACAAGTAAATTTTCCCCAAGTTATTGAGCGTGGATGTGGTATGGATGTACATCGCGATACAGTCGTAGTTACTGTAATGGGAGTAGGTATAACTGTTGAGACACGTTCTTTCACAACCTACACGAATAGTTTACGCTCCTTGAGAGATTGGCTCATTTCCTTAAATATTACTCATATGGCAATAGAAAGTACCGGGATTTATTGGAAACCGGTCTACAATATTCTTGAGCAGGATTTTGAGGTAATCTTAGTCAATGCCCGCCATGTAAAGAACGTACCGGGCCATAAAACCGATAAGAAAGATAGTCGATGGCTTGCTAAACTTCTAATCAGCGGCCTTTTGAAAGCAAGTTTCATCCCACCAAAAGATATCCGGGATATGCGAGACCTTACCCGTTACCGTAAGAAATTGGTTCAAAATGCAGCAGCTGACCGCAATCGCTTTGAGAAAATATTACAGGATGCAAATTTCAAACTGAGCAATGTTATCAGTGACATTTTTGGTAAATCTGGAACCCTATTAATTAATGCGCTCATTGATGGAGTTGATGACTTTAATCTCCTTTTATCTCTATGCCATGGAAGAATCAAAAAGAAAAGAGAAATACTGTATGAATCTCTTCAGGGAGTACTCACAGATAATCATAAATACATGCTAAATGCTATTCGAACCAATCTTTATAACACTCTGTTAAAAATTGAATCGGTTGATAGCCAGCTACTCCAATTATCACAGCCATATGGTACTGAGTTAGAATTATTAAAGACTATGCCAGGACTCAATCAAATTAGTGCTACGATGTTGTTGTCGGAAATTGGAGTTGACATGAGTCGTTTTCCAACGGTTAATCACCTTGCATCATGGGCTGGAATATGCCCGGGCAATAATGAGAGTGCCGGCAAAAGCCGCTCTTCAAGAACTAACCAAGGCAATCAATACATCAAACCAATTTTAGTCGAGTGTGCCTGGGCTGCCTCTCATGTTAAAAACAGCTACCTAAAGAAAAAATATGAAAGTTTAATAGGCAGACGTGGCAAAAAGCGGGCATTAATCGCAGTAGGACATAAAATGCTTAATGCAGCATATTACATCATCAGGGACAAAGTCCCGTATCAGGATTTAGGATATGAATATCTTGACTCTCGGAAAAAGCAAAAACAGATACAGTCATACATAGACAAATTAAAGGACTTAGGGGTAGATATTGAAATCCCTAATATCCAATAA
- a CDS encoding recombinase family protein has product MKRAIRYLRFSQLGQSNGSIERQEMYTDQYLQYNNIQLVDTFIDRGKSAKTFDRPDFIKLQAFIAKHYKSVDYLLVDQLDRFSRDAGEAMNMVKQFQRKYSIQIISVTEGIIFDYDTPGSFFRAGLQLLLAEEDNINRSIKVRGGLYTARAKEGRFLTREKPFGYVKVGEGKQRHLEVNELEAKVVRQIYDMFLRDVPLYKIKEAAYKLGFDRKGNMAVDRVLVNPVYAGLVRVEPFKDLPGGLFPAVHEPIVDKATWQMVQSKMKKADKVKVVVDDEIPLRGVVKCHCGVPLTGAPSRGKSGKYFYYYKCKHSKHNNISAIKAHEQFLNACNLMSIPEKKIKEIRNDCYTSIEEEMKNNRKKAVEKKRELEEVKQRLHAVEEKWFKDEINKDTYDRWYSTYSDHILSLTAAVERLSINPDKAFELLDNNLGMLSDVRYIYDKATTLQKREFVNKVFDGNLYYQEGIYRTPTMLDLLSHNASKMEEKGYLIYNKKRDNLSTIPQSGR; this is encoded by the coding sequence ATGAAGAGGGCGATTAGGTATTTAAGGTTTAGCCAACTTGGGCAAAGCAACGGTTCTATTGAAAGGCAGGAAATGTATACTGACCAATACCTGCAATACAACAACATTCAACTGGTGGATACCTTTATCGACAGGGGTAAAAGTGCCAAGACTTTTGACCGCCCGGACTTCATAAAATTACAAGCCTTTATAGCCAAGCACTACAAATCGGTAGACTATCTGCTAGTTGACCAGCTTGACCGTTTCAGCCGTGATGCAGGTGAAGCCATGAACATGGTAAAGCAGTTCCAAAGAAAATACAGTATACAAATCATTAGCGTTACCGAAGGCATAATCTTCGACTACGACACCCCCGGTAGTTTCTTCAGGGCAGGCCTACAATTACTGCTTGCCGAAGAGGATAACATTAACCGCAGTATAAAAGTGCGTGGTGGCCTGTATACAGCCCGTGCAAAAGAAGGGCGTTTCCTTACCCGTGAAAAACCTTTTGGCTATGTAAAAGTTGGGGAAGGTAAACAACGTCACCTCGAAGTAAATGAACTTGAAGCAAAAGTCGTGCGCCAAATCTATGATATGTTCCTGCGGGATGTCCCACTGTATAAAATCAAAGAAGCAGCCTACAAATTGGGGTTTGACAGAAAAGGGAATATGGCTGTGGACCGTGTATTGGTAAATCCTGTTTATGCGGGGCTTGTACGGGTTGAACCGTTCAAAGATTTACCGGGAGGGCTTTTCCCAGCCGTACATGAGCCTATCGTCGATAAAGCGACTTGGCAGATGGTACAATCCAAAATGAAAAAAGCGGACAAGGTTAAAGTCGTTGTCGATGATGAAATACCATTACGTGGCGTAGTAAAATGCCATTGTGGCGTACCGCTTACGGGAGCACCATCAAGGGGTAAATCAGGCAAATACTTTTACTACTACAAATGCAAGCATTCAAAACACAATAACATTAGTGCTATTAAAGCACATGAACAATTCCTGAATGCCTGTAACCTTATGAGCATCCCTGAAAAGAAAATAAAAGAAATCCGAAATGACTGTTATACTTCTATTGAAGAGGAAATGAAAAACAACAGGAAAAAAGCCGTTGAGAAGAAACGTGAACTGGAAGAGGTAAAGCAACGCTTACACGCTGTCGAGGAAAAATGGTTTAAAGACGAAATAAACAAAGATACTTACGACAGGTGGTATTCAACCTACAGCGACCACATATTGAGCCTTACAGCGGCCGTTGAGCGGTTGAGTATAAATCCGGATAAAGCTTTTGAACTACTGGATAACAATCTTGGTATGCTGAGCGATGTGCGTTATATCTATGACAAGGCTACAACATTGCAGAAACGTGAGTTTGTAAACAAGGTGTTCGACGGCAATTTGTACTATCAGGAGGGTATCTATCGAACACCTACGATGCTCGACCTTTTATCTCACAATGCCAGTAAAATGGAGGAAAAGGGGTACTTGATATACAATAAAAAAAGGGATAATCTTTCGACTATCCCTCAAAGTGGGCGATGA
- the mobB gene encoding conjugal transfer protein MobB, which produces MVAKIGRGKSLFGALSYNMDKVKANTATVLAGQKIIESLDGSFTIPQISNSFQAYLVANRKTEKPVVHISLNPDPDDQVSSNDYKSIAKDYMEKMGYGKQPFIVFKHNDIERSHIHIVTVCVDEEGRKISDAFEKRKSMAACRELERKYNLKNAVEKKQNRTEPIFKPVNYKAGDIKSQMASVIRYLPKYYQYTTLGTYNALLSLFNITAEEVKGLYNGTARQGLVYFALNEKGEKASNPFKASLFGKGASYIELQSHFSTSKMQLQKSPSRSALKVSIEKAILATKNENEFKARLKEAGINTVVRRTADNRIYGITFIDHKSRSVLNGSQLSKNLSAGVFNDWWNNGNKPEIQLKNEANEKLVNTHPVVGNITASENESINPNLSEAANDMADIFGGLLPQTKGEDYEEEAFAWQMKKKSKGLRR; this is translated from the coding sequence ATGGTAGCGAAAATCGGTAGGGGTAAAAGTTTGTTTGGAGCCTTATCCTACAATATGGATAAAGTAAAGGCTAATACCGCAACGGTATTGGCAGGCCAGAAAATCATAGAATCACTGGACGGCTCGTTTACTATTCCACAAATCTCGAACTCATTCCAGGCATACCTTGTCGCCAACCGGAAAACAGAAAAGCCGGTGGTACATATCTCACTCAATCCAGATCCTGATGACCAGGTAAGCAGCAACGACTATAAATCTATTGCTAAGGATTACATGGAAAAAATGGGCTATGGCAAGCAGCCGTTCATAGTATTCAAACACAATGATATTGAGCGCAGCCATATCCATATTGTAACAGTTTGTGTGGACGAAGAGGGAAGGAAAATCTCCGATGCTTTTGAAAAACGAAAATCTATGGCAGCTTGTAGGGAACTCGAACGAAAGTACAACCTGAAAAATGCTGTTGAAAAGAAGCAAAACCGAACCGAACCTATTTTTAAGCCAGTCAACTATAAAGCAGGTGATATCAAAAGCCAGATGGCCTCGGTTATCCGCTATCTGCCCAAATACTACCAATACACCACACTCGGCACTTATAACGCGCTACTATCATTGTTCAACATCACCGCTGAAGAAGTCAAAGGACTGTACAACGGGACAGCCCGGCAGGGGCTGGTCTATTTCGCACTAAATGAAAAAGGAGAAAAGGCAAGCAATCCATTCAAGGCTTCACTGTTCGGAAAAGGTGCGAGTTATATTGAACTACAATCGCATTTTTCAACATCTAAAATGCAACTGCAAAAAAGCCCAAGCAGGTCAGCACTCAAAGTTAGCATTGAAAAGGCAATATTGGCAACCAAAAATGAAAATGAGTTTAAAGCACGTTTGAAAGAAGCGGGTATCAATACGGTTGTCCGTCGTACAGCCGATAACCGAATATACGGCATTACATTCATTGACCATAAATCCCGTTCGGTATTGAACGGGTCGCAGCTTTCTAAAAACCTTAGCGCAGGCGTTTTCAACGACTGGTGGAATAACGGTAACAAACCGGAAATTCAGTTAAAAAATGAAGCTAATGAAAAATTAGTCAATACTCATCCTGTAGTTGGAAATATCACTGCTTCAGAAAATGAAAGTATAAATCCAAACCTCTCGGAAGCTGCCAACGATATGGCGGATATTTTTGGCGGTTTGCTGCCACAAACGAAAGGCGAAGATTATGAAGAGGAAGCATTTGCATGGCAAATGAAAAAGAAATCAAAAGGATTGAGGAGATAG
- a CDS encoding DUF932 domain-containing protein yields MAHNLNFNTATGQHAFMSVKQPAWHGLGQIVQDYPTSREAIAFAGLDYEVAKAPIFAKGAGNFESFPIPDQFATMRTDTKAVFGVVGKDYQIVQNVDAFAFFDAIVGGGEGILYETAGALGNGERIFITAKLPGYIRVGNGDDVTQKYIFLTTSHDGSGSIMAAFTPVRVVCSNTLNAAMKTATNVVRIRHTAGAKERLEQAHKVMGVADNLSLQLEGIFNEWANVRIEDKQVKQLIQLALCPNKETYNLLKKGATEELSTMYKNACEAAFEYAMADDTQSLVTTKGTLFGAYNAVTGYYQNVRSFKTDEDKLKSICLGGTAQARGQKAFDLCGDFAKSGAAALQFN; encoded by the coding sequence ATGGCACATAATTTAAATTTCAACACAGCGACAGGACAGCACGCATTTATGAGCGTAAAGCAGCCCGCATGGCACGGGCTTGGGCAGATAGTACAAGACTACCCGACAAGCCGCGAAGCCATAGCATTTGCAGGCCTGGACTACGAAGTGGCCAAAGCCCCGATTTTCGCTAAGGGTGCAGGCAATTTTGAGAGTTTTCCAATCCCTGACCAGTTCGCCACAATGCGCACCGATACCAAAGCCGTGTTTGGCGTGGTGGGCAAGGACTACCAAATTGTACAGAATGTGGATGCGTTCGCCTTTTTCGATGCCATTGTCGGCGGTGGCGAGGGCATACTTTACGAAACCGCAGGAGCACTTGGTAATGGGGAACGCATATTTATTACGGCAAAGCTACCCGGCTATATTCGTGTGGGTAACGGGGACGATGTAACACAGAAATATATTTTCCTGACCACCTCCCACGATGGCAGCGGTTCAATTATGGCAGCGTTTACGCCTGTAAGGGTTGTTTGTTCAAACACATTAAATGCAGCGATGAAAACCGCCACCAATGTGGTGCGCATTCGCCACACCGCAGGGGCTAAAGAACGTTTGGAGCAAGCGCATAAAGTTATGGGCGTTGCCGATAACCTATCTTTACAGTTAGAGGGCATTTTTAACGAGTGGGCTAATGTGCGCATTGAAGATAAGCAGGTGAAACAACTCATACAGTTGGCACTTTGCCCGAACAAAGAAACCTACAACCTTTTAAAGAAAGGGGCTACCGAGGAACTTTCAACCATGTATAAAAATGCCTGTGAGGCTGCCTTTGAGTACGCTATGGCAGACGATACCCAAAGCCTTGTAACCACCAAAGGCACTTTGTTTGGCGCATACAATGCCGTTACGGGCTACTACCAAAATGTACGCAGCTTTAAGACGGATGAAGATAAACTTAAAAGTATCTGTTTGGGCGGTACGGCTCAGGCACGGGGGCAAAAAGCCTTTGACCTCTGCGGGGATTTTGCCAAAAGCGGAGCAGCTGCCCTGCAATTCAATTAA
- a CDS encoding NACHT domain-containing protein: MININYLHTPVENYIEPPIETNLQELPLEKLSWEDFEKLCLSVVQLDFSIDDCEIYGIKGQAQGGIDIFARKASGNYSSYQCKRYQKFEVDDLEKAVGYFRTQKFFSQSNDFYLCTSCEWNKTQIQDKFEELKTELEKDGITLHKWDKMQLSRHLKNHPQIVFDFFGSAWVKKFNGEPALQEISKSKKFDAFKMRNYRKELYIFYSTIFNLQDPGIPIKELNHPYTIQDRFILPDIFSTVDNAQWENVAENSNDSDSNNSFELDQYNYDDERYDEVRILSRFKKSKIDESLDSSRIDIRIKIDDALIESNKNIIIGDPGAGKSTLLRYLVLDILSTNPKLANISQQYGKLLPIWLPFAFITKHLSQDDTLSISEILKLWFKGNGKEYLYDLAKDALDDERLFLVIDGIDEWNSISSAQLAIKRIEITRDLFDCKILYSSRPYGFKLLKDYFTNLKVLNLAGFSRAQQKEFIERWHNKWASLQNSITDENFSKRQSEGFIRELNQAGDLSKLAETPLLLSILIIQKMRDSVLPRNKLDALKEITQYLINKHPAKRVMDAGIVQNINEDIDFKEIFCELAKYIQVQSNDGVVPKIEAQKAIENYLTTYTDYDRAKAKLKSKELIDVGANNFGIIIEKSTDEIAFSHKQFQEFLAAQFLFESDEEYTNNFIREYGANTSFHQVVVNLFGLIPQKQVKKYGSFFESLKSSNHKIYEKNYLTLISYEIAINIENAPTEIIKNGFDSITKDFIYETDSSFKEALLRRILATLQNGRLAERTQDFLNQFFPYEVRYKDNRIVLLRNLETLLPEQIEFLKIGLINGTIQVKYDVSNALKKHIKSDGIFSFMYDLILNCRNSEILAFAINSIIASDLEKEKLDTALNYIIDSSPEVQLFLHKYKIFHKEHSEDDLESVLYAVNNVPYQLKDEAIDLLIDGYARSKILKNKLLKSVRSEERYGKGIIDREIAWKVLFHCFNNDKQIIAQVNKEFENEFPFINAERHDMFRHLPFYFKGKKDQMPAVSEWLSKKMNKYNHIDNEIAFVGMFINTEEMKKRILSDLPKSGISHWHLMALLEGWPGDHDIKLKLKEYFRTSSPNNTAAAAHFVPKVFDINEKKEAIEILEKIVFTGKAYFRERAIAPLIELDSKYFEENILSKLLQEIHLIPQDVFGSYNIAIEEIAKNYSSNPDVKSFIFKEIDKNKDIFIIASQYYKDLDKGFKQLKKSLPLPNELRLLIIYEVNDLPSFPSKIAYNFGSFSEEGDHEIKADMAISLFNHIKETDPDKIVSLSRPLVFGRGFDHEIQRNIAFMGFLISKKLDEYFLLENDDSTTKEKARPVDIFYGHRLHRSTSTLIIKSIIENFDYFISIVQKDFKIMFKHPGSRNMEETWGFFAQQSVKSSPSYHYIMEYISENADAIKDKNLINFLSRTAPESSILRSILIRLLEDSNHSNQILAGKLLGLNFKNDNYVYKIVSNINDYMHIHQGRIMALCNGWPNDLKLKKIFDKLVGKKIYTTYEVNFSLKFLFRDIDNLVDFLNDALLNPNEVYGYHRYFIIPLIDRLRKDGTFKAKIKELLLGSKSVNEKVSYYNMLSHVNMIDEELRSWKSEVSDFYDDYGYDIISNKRVCLKDILYDYYY, from the coding sequence ATGATAAATATTAATTATTTACATACGCCTGTAGAAAATTATATCGAGCCTCCTATTGAAACCAATTTACAAGAACTTCCATTAGAAAAATTATCATGGGAGGATTTTGAGAAATTGTGTTTATCTGTAGTCCAACTAGATTTTTCCATAGATGATTGTGAGATTTACGGCATCAAAGGACAAGCACAAGGAGGAATCGACATTTTTGCCCGTAAAGCAAGCGGAAACTACAGTAGTTACCAGTGTAAAAGGTATCAAAAATTTGAGGTTGATGATCTAGAAAAAGCCGTGGGGTATTTTAGGACACAAAAATTCTTTTCTCAGAGTAACGATTTTTATTTGTGTACTTCCTGCGAATGGAATAAAACACAGATTCAGGATAAGTTCGAGGAACTTAAAACAGAATTGGAAAAAGACGGGATTACCTTACATAAATGGGACAAAATGCAACTATCGAGACACTTAAAAAATCATCCACAAATCGTTTTTGATTTTTTTGGATCTGCATGGGTAAAAAAATTCAATGGTGAGCCCGCACTTCAAGAGATTTCGAAATCCAAGAAATTTGATGCATTTAAAATGCGTAATTATCGAAAAGAACTTTATATCTTCTATTCGACGATTTTTAATCTACAAGATCCGGGTATTCCTATTAAAGAATTAAATCACCCTTATACAATCCAAGACCGATTCATTCTTCCGGATATTTTTTCTACAGTCGACAATGCACAATGGGAAAATGTAGCCGAAAATTCTAATGATTCTGATTCTAATAATAGTTTCGAATTAGACCAGTATAATTATGATGATGAAAGATATGATGAAGTTAGAATTCTCTCACGGTTTAAAAAAAGTAAAATTGATGAATCTTTAGATTCAAGTAGAATTGATATTAGAATAAAAATCGATGATGCATTAATTGAAAGTAACAAAAATATAATTATCGGTGATCCTGGAGCAGGAAAAAGTACACTGTTGAGATATCTGGTTTTAGATATATTGAGCACAAATCCAAAGTTGGCGAATATCTCTCAGCAGTATGGAAAGCTCCTACCAATTTGGTTGCCATTTGCTTTTATAACGAAACACCTTAGTCAGGATGACACTCTAAGTATTTCTGAAATACTCAAGCTTTGGTTTAAAGGTAATGGTAAAGAATATCTTTATGATCTTGCCAAAGATGCTCTCGACGATGAGCGCCTTTTCTTGGTTATTGACGGCATAGACGAATGGAATAGTATCTCGTCTGCTCAACTTGCTATCAAAAGAATAGAGATTACAAGAGATTTGTTTGACTGTAAAATACTCTATTCTAGCAGGCCATACGGCTTTAAATTATTAAAAGATTACTTTACAAATCTTAAAGTATTAAACTTAGCCGGCTTCTCTAGAGCGCAACAAAAAGAGTTTATTGAAAGATGGCATAACAAATGGGCTTCACTACAAAACAGTATCACCGATGAAAATTTTTCTAAAAGACAATCTGAGGGTTTTATAAGAGAGTTAAATCAGGCCGGTGATTTAAGCAAATTGGCCGAAACACCATTGTTGCTGAGTATTCTAATAATTCAAAAAATGCGAGATTCGGTCTTGCCAAGAAATAAATTAGATGCGCTTAAAGAAATCACTCAGTATTTAATTAATAAGCACCCTGCGAAACGAGTGATGGATGCAGGAATCGTGCAAAACATCAACGAAGACATAGACTTTAAAGAAATATTCTGCGAATTGGCAAAATATATTCAAGTACAGAGCAACGATGGTGTAGTGCCAAAGATTGAGGCGCAGAAAGCAATTGAAAATTATTTGACAACGTACACAGATTATGATCGAGCCAAAGCAAAATTAAAGAGTAAGGAGCTAATCGACGTAGGGGCGAATAATTTTGGCATCATAATAGAAAAGTCAACGGATGAAATCGCATTTAGCCACAAACAATTTCAGGAATTTTTGGCTGCACAATTTTTATTTGAATCAGATGAAGAATACACCAATAATTTTATCAGAGAATATGGAGCTAATACTTCATTTCATCAGGTAGTTGTTAATTTATTTGGACTCATTCCTCAAAAGCAAGTAAAAAAATATGGCAGTTTCTTTGAGTCACTTAAAAGTAGTAATCATAAAATATATGAAAAGAATTACTTGACTCTGATTTCTTATGAAATAGCTATAAATATTGAAAACGCGCCCACAGAAATAATAAAAAATGGATTTGATTCTATTACGAAAGATTTTATCTATGAAACAGATTCTTCTTTTAAGGAAGCTCTGTTGAGACGCATATTGGCAACACTTCAAAATGGACGACTTGCAGAAAGAACTCAGGATTTTCTCAATCAATTCTTCCCCTATGAAGTAAGATATAAAGATAATAGGATTGTCTTATTAAGAAATCTGGAAACCTTACTACCAGAACAGATTGAATTTTTAAAAATTGGACTAATTAACGGAACTATACAGGTAAAATATGATGTGTCTAATGCTTTGAAAAAACACATTAAGTCAGATGGTATTTTTAGTTTTATGTATGATCTGATTCTAAATTGCCGTAATTCGGAAATCTTAGCGTTTGCAATAAATAGTATAATTGCCAGCGATTTAGAAAAGGAAAAACTTGATACAGCGCTAAATTATATAATTGACTCATCTCCAGAAGTACAGTTATTTCTCCATAAATATAAAATTTTCCATAAGGAACATTCTGAAGATGATTTAGAAAGTGTCTTATATGCTGTAAATAATGTACCCTACCAATTAAAAGATGAGGCAATTGATCTATTAATCGACGGATATGCAAGAAGTAAGATTTTGAAAAATAAACTACTAAAATCTGTTCGAAGTGAAGAAAGATATGGCAAAGGTATTATTGACAGAGAAATAGCCTGGAAAGTTTTGTTCCACTGTTTCAACAACGATAAGCAAATTATTGCTCAGGTCAATAAAGAATTTGAAAATGAGTTCCCTTTTATTAACGCCGAGAGACATGATATGTTTCGGCATTTGCCATTCTACTTTAAGGGCAAGAAAGATCAAATGCCTGCTGTAAGCGAATGGTTGTCTAAAAAAATGAATAAATATAATCACATAGATAATGAAATAGCATTTGTAGGTATGTTCATTAATACTGAGGAAATGAAGAAACGTATTCTTAGTGATTTGCCAAAATCGGGAATTTCACACTGGCATTTAATGGCTTTGCTAGAAGGATGGCCTGGTGATCACGACATCAAATTAAAGCTAAAAGAATACTTTAGGACTTCATCTCCTAATAACACAGCGGCGGCGGCACATTTTGTTCCAAAAGTTTTTGATATAAATGAGAAAAAAGAAGCGATTGAAATCTTAGAAAAAATTGTATTTACTGGAAAAGCCTATTTTAGAGAACGTGCGATTGCTCCGCTAATAGAACTCGATAGTAAATATTTTGAAGAAAATATTCTAAGTAAACTTTTACAAGAAATCCATTTAATCCCGCAAGATGTTTTTGGATCCTATAACATCGCTATTGAAGAAATAGCTAAGAATTATAGTTCTAATCCAGATGTAAAATCATTCATATTTAAAGAGATTGATAAAAATAAAGATATTTTTATCATTGCCAGTCAGTATTATAAGGATTTAGATAAAGGGTTTAAGCAGTTAAAAAAATCTCTTCCTTTGCCAAATGAACTTCGATTATTAATAATATACGAGGTTAACGATTTACCTTCTTTTCCTTCTAAAATAGCTTACAATTTCGGTTCCTTCTCCGAAGAAGGCGATCATGAAATAAAAGCTGATATGGCGATATCTTTGTTTAATCATATCAAGGAAACTGACCCTGATAAAATAGTCAGCTTAAGTCGACCATTAGTATTTGGGCGTGGCTTTGATCACGAGATACAACGTAACATTGCCTTTATGGGTTTTTTGATTTCAAAAAAATTGGATGAGTATTTTTTGTTGGAAAATGATGATAGCACTACTAAAGAAAAAGCTCGACCTGTTGATATTTTTTATGGGCATAGGTTACACAGAAGTACAAGTACATTGATAATAAAATCGATTATTGAAAATTTTGATTATTTTATATCGATAGTCCAGAAAGATTTCAAGATAATGTTCAAACACCCAGGTTCAAGAAACATGGAAGAAACTTGGGGATTTTTCGCTCAGCAATCGGTCAAATCTTCACCGTCCTATCATTATATCATGGAATATATTTCTGAAAATGCTGACGCTATTAAGGATAAAAATCTGATAAATTTTTTAAGCAGAACAGCCCCTGAAAGTTCAATTTTGAGAAGTATCCTTATACGCTTACTAGAGGATTCAAATCATAGTAATCAGATCTTAGCGGGGAAATTATTAGGATTAAATTTTAAAAATGATAATTATGTTTACAAGATTGTTAGCAATATCAATGATTATATGCATATTCATCAGGGTAGGATAATGGCACTTTGTAATGGGTGGCCAAATGATTTGAAACTGAAAAAAATATTTGACAAACTCGTTGGTAAAAAGATCTACACGACTTACGAAGTTAATTTTAGTTTAAAATTTTTATTTAGAGATATAGATAACCTTGTTGATTTCTTAAATGATGCTCTTTTAAATCCAAATGAGGTTTATGGTTATCACAGATACTTTATAATTCCTTTAATTGACAGACTAAGAAAAGATGGGACATTTAAAGCAAAAATAAAGGAGCTTTTACTTGGTAGTAAATCTGTAAACGAAAAAGTTTCATATTATAATATGCTTTCCCATGTTAACATGATCGATGAAGAATTACGATCGTGGAAAAGTGAGGTCTCAGATTTCTATGACGATTATGGATATGATATTATCTCTAACAAACGGGTCTGCTTGAAGGATATTCTTTATGACTATTATTATTAA
- the mobA gene encoding conjugal transfer protein MobA: MDDNSTHKKHKGGRHPKDDRATFRYSISLTAAENAKFLTLFEQSGMNVMAHFITACIFQKTITTVKIDKAAMDYHVKLTGLFAQFRAIGVNYNQLIKMLYNNFTEKKAAAALYKLEKQTIEFVAVSKKIIELTTEFEVNHLNK, from the coding sequence GTGGACGATAATAGCACACATAAAAAGCATAAAGGCGGCAGGCATCCTAAAGATGACCGTGCTACCTTCCGCTATTCCATCAGCCTGACAGCTGCTGAAAATGCAAAGTTTTTGACCTTGTTTGAGCAATCGGGCATGAACGTCATGGCCCATTTTATTACTGCCTGTATTTTCCAAAAGACCATTACCACTGTAAAAATTGACAAGGCCGCAATGGACTACCATGTAAAACTAACGGGACTGTTCGCACAGTTCCGCGCCATTGGTGTCAATTACAACCAGTTAATTAAAATGCTTTATAACAACTTTACCGAGAAGAAAGCCGCAGCAGCTTTATATAAATTGGAAAAGCAAACCATTGAATTTGTTGCCGTTAGTAAAAAGATTATTGAACTTACCACTGAATTTGAAGTGAACCATCTGAATAAGTAA
- a CDS encoding helix-turn-helix domain-containing protein, whose product MSTATKNHIGRKISRIRELRDMKQEALAQALGISQQAVSAIENSETVEDAKLEEIAKALGVTAEGIKNFSEETILNIISNTFTSNDSSTINAINVQPTFNPMDKVVELYERLVQAEKDKVAYLEKILNR is encoded by the coding sequence ATGAGCACAGCAACTAAAAACCACATAGGAAGAAAAATCAGCCGTATCCGTGAATTACGTGATATGAAACAGGAAGCATTAGCCCAGGCTTTAGGTATTAGCCAACAGGCAGTTTCCGCTATTGAAAATAGTGAAACGGTTGAAGATGCTAAGCTTGAAGAAATAGCTAAGGCTTTGGGAGTTACTGCTGAAGGTATTAAGAATTTCTCTGAAGAAACTATTCTAAACATAATCTCTAATACTTTTACTAGCAACGATAGTTCAACTATTAACGCTATCAATGTACAGCCAACTTTTAATCCAATGGATAAAGTTGTTGAGCTTTATGAAAGATTGGTGCAGGCTGAAAAGGATAAGGTAGCTTACTTGGAAAAGATTTTGAATAGATAA